A window from Salvia miltiorrhiza cultivar Shanhuang (shh) chromosome 2, IMPLAD_Smil_shh, whole genome shotgun sequence encodes these proteins:
- the LOC131008299 gene encoding uncharacterized protein LOC131008299 encodes MVGLTLSNEDDELLLDDAVTGESSVDVDLCLVGKFITDQPINFNLMCSRLASIWRPGKGVFMKDIGEGRYIFQFFHEVDLMRVHEGGPWSFGNFPLILHRLKRGEFPLNVPLDTLPFWIQVHDLPAGYLTEGVGRLLGNFIGTFMEYDSTNSVGVWRQFMRIRVGVRVADPLKRFKKLKSKDGSSFVVNFKYERLNVFCFLCGRLGHSEYFCELMFNSTSKTAVREWGVGLKAADRRGMNLAGDRWLRNEDASVNPSTEAAATRVSNAPSGSDSKRKMHENRELIVVNSNSHISRDLIPHNAQRNVLQEISHMANRDSIQANDISMDNLTGVEERKRRRGANPANMPPHSTSDAFPIGLSEDGADAQLYLTAGSGSGAGRAQ; translated from the coding sequence ATGGTCGGCCTCACCCTCTCTAATGAAGATGACGAACTATTGCTCGATGATGCTGTTACCGGGGAGTCTTCTGTGGACGTCGATCTTTGTCTGGTGGGGAAGTTCATTACGGATCAACCGatcaatttcaatttaatgTGTAGCCGTTTAGCCAGTATTTGGCGTCCGGGAAAAGGCGTCTTTATGAAAGATATTGGTGAAGGAAGATATATATTCCAATTCTTCCATGAAGTGGATCTGATGAGAGTCCATGAAGGGGGTCCTTGGTCATTTGGAAATTTCCCCCTTATACTTCACAGGCTTAAGCGTGGAGAATTTCCACTTAATGTGCCTCTGGACACGCTTCCATTCTGGATTCAAGTCCATGATTTGCCGGCGGGTTATCTCACGGAAGGAGTTGGCCGTCTTCTAGGTAACTTCATCGGGACTTTTATGGAATACGATAGTACAAATTCTGTGGGGGTTTGGCGTCAGTTTATGAGAATTCGTGTGGGGGTTCGCGTGGCTGATCCACTTAAAAGATTCAAGAAGCTTAAAAGTAAAGATGGCTCATCGTTTGTTGTGAACTTTAAGTACGAGCGACTCAATGTTTTCTGTTTTCTTTGTGGTCGTCTTGGTCACTCGGAATATTTCTGTGAGCTTATGTTCAACTCGACCTCAAAAACTGCTGTACGTGAATGGGGAGTAGGACTCAAAGCGGCAGATCGGAGGGGAATGAATCTTGCCGGAGATCGCTGGTTGAGGAATGAGGATGCTAGTGTAAACCCTAGTACGGAGGCGGCGGCTACTAGGGTTTCAAACGCGCCGTCTGGTTCGGATTCGAAACGTAAGATGCATGAGAATCGGGAATTGATTGTTGTCAACAGTAACTCCCATATTTCTCGGGATTTGATCCCCCATAATGCTCAACGAAACGTTTTGCAAGAGATCAGTCATATGGCCAACAGAGATTCTATACAGGCTAATGATATCTCTATGGATAATCTCACTGGTGTTGAAGAAAGAAAGCGGCGACGCGGCGCCAATCCCGCGAACATGCCTCCACACTCCACATCTGATGCTTTTCCTATAGGTCTTTCCGAGGATGGTGCAGATGCTCAACTTTATTTAACGGCGGGCTCCGGATCCGGGGCCGGTCGAGCACAATGA